In a single window of the Bacillus clarus genome:
- the fabF gene encoding beta-ketoacyl-ACP synthase II, producing the protein MEKKRVVITGLGAVTPIGTDVETAWENIKNGVSGIGRITRLDAEQFPAKVAAEINDFEVEKYMDKKEARRMDRFTQYAVAAAKMAVADAKLEITEENAPRIGVWVGSGIGGMETYEEQFKIFTEKGPRRVSPFFVPMMIPDMAAGQVSIATGAKGINTCSVTACASGANSIGDAFKVIQRGDADAMITGGAEAPLTHMAFAGFSSAKALTFNEDPATACRPFDKNRSGFVMGEGSGILILEELEHALARGAHIYAELVGYGATGDAFHITMPAPGGEGGVRAMRQALEDAGLQPEDIDYINAHGTSTDANEKYETMAIKEAFGDHAYKVAISSTKSMTGHLLGAAGAVEAIFSIKSITDGVIPPTINYETPDPECDLDYVPNEARYQEVRAVLSNSLGFGGHNAVLVFKAYK; encoded by the coding sequence ATGGAAAAAAAGCGGGTCGTAATTACAGGATTAGGAGCTGTTACGCCGATCGGAACAGATGTTGAGACAGCTTGGGAAAACATTAAAAACGGTGTGTCTGGAATCGGACGAATTACACGATTAGATGCAGAACAATTTCCTGCAAAAGTAGCAGCGGAAATTAACGACTTTGAAGTCGAGAAATATATGGATAAGAAAGAAGCGCGTCGTATGGATCGCTTCACACAATATGCAGTAGCAGCAGCGAAAATGGCAGTTGCAGATGCAAAACTTGAAATTACGGAAGAAAATGCGCCGCGTATCGGGGTATGGGTAGGCTCTGGTATTGGTGGTATGGAAACGTATGAAGAGCAATTTAAAATCTTTACAGAAAAAGGTCCACGTCGTGTGAGTCCATTTTTCGTACCGATGATGATTCCAGATATGGCAGCTGGTCAAGTGTCGATTGCTACAGGAGCAAAAGGAATTAATACTTGTTCTGTAACGGCTTGTGCGTCTGGAGCAAACTCAATTGGTGATGCGTTTAAAGTTATTCAGCGCGGTGATGCCGATGCGATGATTACAGGTGGAGCAGAAGCGCCGTTAACACATATGGCATTCGCAGGATTTAGTTCAGCGAAAGCACTAACGTTTAATGAAGACCCAGCAACGGCTTGCCGTCCGTTTGATAAAAATCGTAGTGGATTTGTAATGGGAGAAGGATCTGGTATTTTAATCCTTGAAGAATTAGAGCATGCATTAGCTCGTGGTGCCCATATTTATGCGGAACTTGTTGGCTATGGTGCAACTGGTGATGCATTCCACATTACAATGCCTGCTCCTGGCGGTGAGGGCGGCGTTCGTGCGATGCGTCAAGCTTTAGAAGATGCAGGTCTTCAGCCAGAAGATATCGATTATATTAATGCGCACGGTACGAGCACTGATGCGAATGAGAAATATGAAACGATGGCAATTAAAGAAGCATTTGGCGATCATGCTTATAAAGTAGCAATTAGCTCTACAAAATCAATGACAGGTCATTTATTAGGAGCAGCTGGTGCTGTTGAAGCAATTTTCTCTATTAAATCAATTACAGATGGAGTAATTCCTCCAACGATTAACTATGAAACGCCAGATCCAGAATGTGATTTAGATTACGTACCAAATGAAGCAAGATATCAAGAAGTACGTGCTGTATTAAGTAATTCACTAGGATTCGGTGGTCATAACGCTGTATTAGTATTTAAAGCATATAAGTAA
- a CDS encoding YjbA family protein, whose protein sequence is MLYLHDVWVNWFEGEENGYNVCHFYEWRKDDTIELLDQVPLLKVDSTLYHYIENELLELPQKLMEDVHHKAYIRKNHERLQQEYCFVVTDGKGIIAVDSIGYNVPIRKSRLIPRQEQMVYEMVENVQAEKYEFQVEETEKEHHILSPSPYIMNGLTRKERQLKQLLFMALDQLHTTKNPAEIRYWYTEWDPAAYGTVQHMEFEDVWARLYDEAKNGWSEKHEQLCERLVKGQPFFEKLWEMENEQKVN, encoded by the coding sequence ATGTTATATCTGCATGATGTATGGGTAAATTGGTTTGAAGGTGAAGAAAATGGGTATAACGTTTGTCATTTTTACGAATGGCGGAAAGATGATACGATTGAGCTATTAGATCAAGTGCCATTATTAAAAGTAGATTCCACATTATATCATTACATCGAGAACGAATTATTAGAGCTTCCGCAAAAATTAATGGAAGACGTACATCATAAGGCCTATATTCGTAAAAATCACGAACGTTTGCAACAAGAGTATTGTTTTGTAGTTACAGATGGAAAAGGAATTATTGCTGTAGATTCAATCGGCTACAATGTACCGATTCGAAAAAGTAGGCTTATACCTCGTCAAGAGCAGATGGTGTATGAGATGGTAGAAAATGTGCAAGCAGAAAAGTATGAGTTCCAAGTGGAAGAAACAGAAAAAGAACATCATATTTTATCGCCATCGCCTTATATTATGAATGGTTTAACTCGTAAAGAAAGACAGTTAAAACAATTATTATTTATGGCGTTAGATCAATTACATACAACGAAAAATCCAGCTGAAATTCGCTATTGGTACACAGAGTGGGATCCAGCAGCTTACGGAACAGTTCAACATATGGAGTTTGAAGATGTTTGGGCACGTCTTTACGATGAAGCGAAAAATGGATGGTCCGAAAAACATGAGCAGTTATGTGAACGTCTTGTAAAAGGACAGCCATTTTTTGAAAAGTTATGGGAAATGGAAAATGAGCAAAAGGTAAATTAA
- a CDS encoding DUF3899 domain-containing protein: MNKVFFHTCILILLAIIASSIGAFLISSQFLLNFVNVSFYIALFFILVGGFLFLFQNGFFNVTMYAFQKVFGTNKKVESLIEEEEPINKKERIYKTYSFKWTYPICITGIVLGVFSTLISFTILM, from the coding sequence AAAGTTTTTTTTCATACTTGTATACTAATTTTATTAGCGATAATCGCTTCTAGTATTGGTGCATTTCTCATTTCATCGCAATTTCTGTTGAATTTTGTCAATGTTTCGTTTTATATCGCTTTATTTTTTATTCTTGTAGGTGGATTTTTATTCTTATTTCAAAATGGATTTTTCAATGTAACGATGTATGCCTTTCAAAAAGTATTTGGTACAAATAAGAAAGTTGAATCTTTAATCGAAGAAGAGGAACCAATTAATAAAAAAGAACGTATATATAAAACATATTCATTCAAATGGACGTATCCAATTTGTATTACAGGTATTGTACTAGGGGTCTTTTCGACACTTATTAGCTTTACTATTCTGATGTAG
- a CDS encoding DUF2268 domain-containing protein, producing the protein MGVIETADWLHLYYGRPEKLCEKFTKYIPLPKDRLYRFLISKGMYRPVMRGEQEIKELEKKGIWKELRIEYEKLKDWLNGPDVPIFILLSDSYNRIVQEEYNGKAGLSMRHVIFLFVCGRNSVEELKALLTHEYHHICRLHQIATKEQDYTLLDTMIMEGLAEQAVYERHTEISCAPWTTYFSREEAIHYWKKFVRERMDVKRGTREHDILLNGLYKYPRMLGYALGFYIVKDCVSLEGEDTISLLSIDAKQILNKASTFIQ; encoded by the coding sequence ATGGGGGTTATTGAAACGGCGGATTGGTTGCATCTGTATTATGGACGTCCAGAAAAACTTTGCGAGAAGTTTACGAAATATATTCCATTGCCGAAAGACAGATTATATCGCTTTTTAATCTCTAAAGGTATGTACCGCCCCGTAATGAGAGGGGAACAAGAAATTAAAGAGTTAGAGAAGAAAGGGATTTGGAAAGAGCTTCGTATCGAGTATGAAAAATTAAAAGATTGGTTAAATGGTCCGGATGTCCCTATCTTTATTTTATTATCAGATTCATACAATCGCATTGTGCAAGAAGAGTATAATGGGAAAGCTGGTTTGTCGATGCGTCATGTCATTTTTTTATTTGTATGTGGACGCAACTCAGTGGAAGAATTAAAAGCGTTGTTAACACATGAATATCATCACATATGCAGATTACATCAAATTGCGACGAAAGAACAAGATTACACATTGCTTGATACAATGATTATGGAAGGATTAGCTGAGCAAGCTGTGTATGAAAGACATACAGAAATAAGTTGTGCACCGTGGACGACATACTTTTCAAGAGAAGAAGCAATTCATTATTGGAAAAAGTTTGTACGAGAGAGAATGGATGTGAAGAGGGGAACGAGGGAGCATGATATTTTATTAAACGGATTGTACAAATATCCAAGGATGCTCGGGTATGCACTCGGATTTTATATTGTAAAAGATTGTGTATCGCTTGAAGGAGAAGATACAATTTCTTTACTATCTATAGATGCAAAACAAATATTGAATAAAGCGAGTACATTTATTCAGTAA
- the fabH gene encoding beta-ketoacyl-ACP synthase III — protein MNVGVLGIGRYVPEKVVTNHDLEKIMDTSDEWIRTRTGIAERRIADDTIDTSYMAVEAAKKAIEDAGISGEEIDLILVATVTPDRAFPAVACVIQEQIGAKHAAAMDLGAACAGFMYGMITAQQFIQTGTYKNILVVGSDKLSKIVDWNDRNTAVLFGDGAGAIVMGAVSEERGVLSFELGADGSGGKHLYQDEYVMMNGREVFKFAVRQLGDSCLRVLDKAGLTKEDVDFLVPHQANIRIMESARERLNLPQEKMSMTIEKFGNTSASSIPIAMVEELQNGRIQDGDLIILVGFGGGLTWGAVALRWGK, from the coding sequence GTGAACGTAGGCGTTTTAGGGATCGGAAGATATGTACCAGAAAAAGTAGTCACAAATCACGATTTAGAGAAAATCATGGATACATCTGATGAATGGATTCGTACGAGAACGGGAATTGCAGAAAGACGCATTGCCGATGATACAATAGATACTTCATATATGGCGGTAGAAGCTGCCAAAAAAGCAATTGAAGATGCAGGAATTAGCGGGGAAGAAATCGATCTTATTTTAGTTGCAACAGTAACACCAGATCGTGCTTTTCCAGCGGTAGCTTGTGTGATTCAAGAGCAAATTGGTGCAAAACATGCAGCTGCAATGGATTTAGGTGCAGCTTGTGCTGGTTTTATGTACGGAATGATTACAGCGCAGCAATTTATACAAACGGGGACTTATAAAAACATATTAGTAGTCGGTAGCGATAAATTATCTAAAATTGTAGACTGGAACGATCGAAATACAGCAGTACTATTCGGAGACGGAGCAGGAGCTATCGTAATGGGTGCTGTTTCGGAAGAGAGAGGTGTGCTTTCCTTTGAATTAGGAGCGGACGGAAGTGGTGGTAAGCACCTTTATCAAGACGAATATGTTATGATGAACGGCAGAGAAGTCTTTAAATTTGCTGTTCGCCAACTTGGTGATTCTTGTCTCCGCGTTTTAGATAAAGCGGGTCTTACAAAAGAGGACGTGGACTTCTTAGTGCCGCATCAAGCGAATATTCGTATTATGGAATCTGCAAGAGAAAGACTAAATTTACCGCAGGAAAAAATGAGTATGACAATTGAGAAGTTCGGAAATACATCGGCTTCTTCAATTCCAATTGCGATGGTAGAGGAATTGCAAAATGGTCGTATTCAGGACGGTGATTTAATTATATTAGTTGGTTTTGGCGGCGGATTAACATGGGGAGCAGTCGCTCTTCGTTGGGGTAAATAA